A stretch of the Cyprinus carpio isolate SPL01 chromosome B4, ASM1834038v1, whole genome shotgun sequence genome encodes the following:
- the LOC109084772 gene encoding beta-2-microglobulin-like has translation MTTDAVSIEELANGDWYYQIHSHLEYTPKSGEKISCMVEHGSFNKPMIIDWDPSISESDWDKISIEASGLVLGIITAAAGLMYYKKKSAD, from the exons ATGACCACTGATGCGGTGTCCATCGAGGAGTTGGCTAATGGGGACTGGTACTACCAGATCCACTCCCACCTTGAATATACACCCAAATCTGGAGAGAAGATCTCCTGTATGGTGGAGCATGGTAGCTTCAATAAACCAATGATTATTGACTGGG ATCCCTCCATCTCTGAGTCTGACTGGGATAAAATCTCTATTGAAGCATCTGGTCTGGTGCTGGGAATCATCACAGCAGCTGCTGGACTCATGTACTACAAGAAAAAATCTGCAGACTGA